In Gulosibacter molinativorax, a single window of DNA contains:
- a CDS encoding alpha/beta fold hydrolase: MLTVDLPGFGGTPKPKGSINIGDMAEVLGDTIDELGATNVVLVGHSMGAQWVTELANKRPELASALVLIGPVVNDRRRNFFVQATRLLRDALRESPKTNWIAITDFWRCGLPWYLRQTRYMLSYPIEQRLAKVRVPVLVLRGARDPIANMQWCQRLTGHAHDGSLAVVPGHAHVVQHTAPVEVAERILAFVARCSTRDATT, encoded by the coding sequence GTGCTGACAGTCGACCTGCCGGGCTTTGGCGGCACCCCGAAGCCAAAGGGATCGATCAACATCGGCGACATGGCCGAGGTGCTCGGAGACACCATCGACGAATTGGGTGCAACCAACGTGGTACTCGTCGGGCACTCCATGGGCGCGCAGTGGGTAACTGAACTTGCGAACAAGCGCCCCGAACTGGCATCCGCACTCGTGTTGATCGGCCCGGTCGTCAACGACCGCCGCCGAAATTTCTTCGTCCAAGCGACCCGGCTGCTCAGGGATGCTCTCCGAGAATCCCCAAAAACGAACTGGATCGCCATCACCGACTTCTGGCGCTGCGGCCTGCCCTGGTACCTGCGCCAGACTCGCTACATGCTGTCCTACCCGATCGAACAGCGCCTTGCCAAGGTGCGCGTACCCGTGCTCGTCCTGCGCGGTGCGCGTGACCCGATCGCCAACATGCAGTGGTGTCAGCGGCTCACCGGTCACGCGCACGACGGGTCGCTCGCGGTCGTGCCGGGGCACGCGCACGTCGTGCAGCACACGGCACCCGTTGAGGTCGCCGAGCGCATCCTCGCCTTCGTCGCGCGTTGCAGCACCAGGGACGCGACGACATGA
- a CDS encoding esterase/lipase family protein, which produces MKRELVRRLRWWMLDYEYAARWQLRAALSRDRSDMYLEGTKAPVVIVPGVYEPWRFMTPLVESIHASGHPVHVLDPLGFNHRPVPEVGAQVERYLNAHDLKNVLLVTHSKGGLVGKYVMSGDEAGDRVAAMLAIATPFSGSKYARSMRMRSLRIFAPDDTTIITLAGQLPVNSRIVSVYSKFDPHIPEGSALPGARNVELPGGRHFRILERPEVVREFTMMARTYS; this is translated from the coding sequence ATGAAACGGGAGCTCGTTCGTCGCCTGAGGTGGTGGATGCTCGACTACGAGTACGCCGCCCGGTGGCAGCTTCGAGCCGCGCTGAGCAGAGACCGGTCAGATATGTATCTCGAGGGCACCAAGGCGCCCGTCGTCATCGTGCCCGGGGTCTACGAACCCTGGCGATTCATGACCCCGCTGGTCGAGAGCATCCACGCCAGCGGGCATCCCGTGCACGTCCTCGACCCGCTCGGGTTCAACCACAGACCCGTGCCAGAGGTGGGCGCGCAGGTCGAGCGGTACCTCAACGCACACGACCTCAAAAACGTGCTCCTCGTCACCCACAGCAAAGGTGGCCTCGTTGGGAAGTACGTGATGTCGGGTGATGAGGCGGGCGACCGCGTCGCGGCGATGCTGGCGATCGCCACACCGTTCAGCGGCTCGAAGTACGCCCGGTCAATGCGGATGCGGAGCCTGCGAATATTCGCTCCCGACGACACCACGATCATCACCCTGGCGGGGCAGCTGCCGGTGAACAGCAGAATCGTGTCGGTTTACTCGAAATTCGACCCGCATATCCCCGAGGGGAGCGCGCTCCCGGGCGCGCGGAATGTCGAGCTGCCGGGCGGCCGACACTTCAGAATTCTTGAGCGGCCGGAGGTCGTTCGAGAGTTCACGATGATGGCACGGACGTACAGCTAA
- a CDS encoding IS1634 family transposase encodes MSPFIRKVKTASGATAVQLARRVDGRDKIIKHLGSAHTDQELAVLLEIARQRLDPGQGEFDLDLAPETPPDQGSSGSRADGAVVAGHASRLLWDCLQQAYRACGFARIKDDAFEQLVLARIVEPMSKTGTGRVLDDLGITPVHLSTIKRCLARIQQRDYRDTASEACFEYAAAAGGLALVLYDVTTLYFEAEYEDELRKVGFSKERRVDPQIVVGLLVDQYGYPLEIGCFEGNHAETRTIVPILRQFQERHELDDIVVVADAGMLSNKNLLDLEDAGYKFIVGSRSAKAPLDLAERFTRRGDAFTDGEITETITTLGQQRTKWRAVYQWSRKRFVRDNQTLNQQRNRALAQIAGEKPVHKARFVKTNGGKKSFDEASYERAQQVAGLKGYVTNMSIERLDGAGVIAAYHDLWHVEQSFRMSKSDLRARPIFAHTRDSIEAHLTVVYCALAVARHIQTVTGVSIKKFVQLLRPLREVTVNINGHELLAKPEIPAEVAEILGAFKTH; translated from the coding sequence ATGTCCCCGTTCATCCGGAAAGTGAAGACCGCGTCCGGCGCGACCGCGGTCCAACTCGCTCGCCGCGTGGACGGACGCGACAAAATCATCAAGCACCTCGGGTCCGCTCACACCGACCAAGAACTCGCGGTGCTGTTGGAAATCGCGCGCCAACGACTCGATCCTGGCCAAGGCGAATTCGACCTCGACCTCGCCCCAGAAACCCCACCCGATCAGGGATCTAGTGGATCGCGCGCCGACGGTGCTGTCGTTGCGGGTCATGCCTCACGTTTGCTGTGGGACTGCCTGCAGCAGGCGTACCGGGCCTGCGGATTCGCGCGCATCAAGGACGACGCGTTCGAACAACTCGTCCTCGCCCGGATCGTGGAACCGATGTCGAAAACCGGCACCGGCAGGGTCCTCGACGACCTCGGCATCACCCCAGTACACCTGTCGACGATCAAACGCTGCCTGGCACGGATACAGCAACGTGATTACCGCGACACCGCCTCGGAAGCCTGTTTCGAATACGCTGCAGCCGCCGGTGGGCTCGCGCTAGTGCTCTACGACGTGACGACCTTATATTTTGAAGCGGAATACGAAGACGAGCTGCGCAAAGTCGGGTTCTCCAAAGAACGCCGCGTCGACCCACAAATCGTGGTCGGCCTCCTCGTCGACCAGTACGGGTATCCCCTGGAAATTGGGTGCTTCGAAGGCAATCACGCCGAAACCCGCACCATCGTGCCCATCTTGCGACAGTTCCAAGAACGGCATGAACTCGATGACATTGTCGTGGTCGCCGACGCCGGCATGCTCTCCAACAAGAACCTCCTCGACCTCGAAGACGCCGGCTACAAATTCATCGTCGGATCCCGCTCCGCGAAAGCACCACTCGATCTTGCGGAACGGTTCACCCGTCGTGGTGACGCATTCACCGATGGAGAGATCACTGAAACCATCACCACCCTCGGGCAGCAGCGCACCAAATGGCGGGCGGTGTATCAATGGTCCCGGAAACGGTTCGTGCGCGATAACCAGACCCTGAACCAGCAACGTAACCGTGCCCTTGCGCAGATCGCGGGCGAAAAGCCCGTCCACAAAGCCAGGTTCGTGAAAACCAACGGCGGGAAGAAATCCTTCGATGAGGCCTCGTACGAGCGGGCGCAGCAAGTCGCTGGGCTCAAAGGTTACGTGACGAACATGTCGATCGAACGGCTTGATGGTGCCGGTGTGATCGCTGCTTATCACGATCTCTGGCACGTTGAGCAGTCTTTCCGCATGTCGAAAAGCGACCTACGTGCCCGGCCGATCTTTGCGCACACCCGCGACAGCATCGAAGCGCACCTCACGGTTGTGTATTGTGCCCTCGCGGTCGCTCGGCACATTCAGACCGTGACTGGGGTGTCGATCAAGAAGTTCGTGCAACTGCTACGTCCGCTGCGCGAGGTCACGGTGAATATCAACGGGCATGAGCTCCTCGCGAAACCAGAAATCCCGGCCGAAGTCGCCGAAATACTCGGGGCATTCAAAACACACTAA